Proteins encoded together in one Antennarius striatus isolate MH-2024 chromosome 13, ASM4005453v1, whole genome shotgun sequence window:
- the exoc3l2a gene encoding tumor necrosis factor alpha-induced protein 2, with amino-acid sequence MPILKKLPGRSKSCHEFPRANGELILPRLDLDLRDLNDLNDLNDLKDLNKNLNPFEDVDLDDDEKNGDNSGLIMGEFRGNLQVRSSLDGEEEENEVNAGKHGTGNPKGKPLKGTLERICGVSPLKTLGKLGKGLRISGRHVWGNNTPQYSPGDSNTLPSEREKRKGLRRSSEGIMTLLRVTGRRKEERRESLPCGNLSTESEAEASRRSSFLRMVSLGKLKRESMSDKASQETEEEAVEEELVVKTREPLSVLEILQLVNHRDLLQADTHIQELERECELLSLLPAPTTPSPPPPVLTPYTPPSMISFSCPSLDDSSNATLDSSRRKAKDVELLYEALQREMWDVVRESLRQPSAGPNLGLVVLVIQQEEHADAAWALREETKSDQENPHVQPSHRPRRLKTKWRQAVAEAADWSLPHQVDTQAGQLASYLERLRSRMVDDLDAARRNAISIYPEEFAAFQVYLESYHQAVGKRLRTITSGPLQVTDVYSLLDWFYNIYNRDVLGTIGTTTQISYSSLEPILPQHTVDRLEKDCISIVREKVTTELIQVLDEEERRWSLTLHIEDYQSHLARSVIQRLKVDLDRSTSVNQFLGARVGRCTLIGLADFLYSFHRKVDMFHDTQAEFGDRGDGYISKTIALVNSCPPLRSLVERCRQCDPQGSEESAQRANSSLDRIINQSVRVLTDKLFEHIRPFFDKLMKRKWLNNSEAFEAIEVSIKQHFKKFRRMDSPPYQTLVGEVHRRVLVEYVRAIMRGRLICTSSKMRKRMAFRLQDESKQLKGLFKDLESSSSWLDSIISHLADIILLEDTPSIQMEVAVLVKEFPDIRKKHVSTLLNVRGMMRQAERQEILNIVKDFQCNKSAMSRDHALFSDIPITSEVHCVSLGLLRLAMTVSNWFSEHRPRRHRRTGARNASPHHIESQNMEETHRFHRDE; translated from the exons ATGCCCATTCTGAAGAAGCTCCCAGGAAGGTCCAAGAGCTGCCACGAGTTCCCCAGAGCGAACGGGGAGCTGATCCTGCCCCGGCTGGACCTGGACCTCAGGGACTTGAATGATCTCAATGATCTAAATGACCTGAAAGATCTGAACAAGAACTTAAACCCCTTTGAGGATGTGGACCTGGATGACGACGAAAAGAATGGAGACAACTCGGGCCTCATCATGGGGGAATTCAGGGGTAACCTCCAGGTCCGGTCCTCTCTTGAtggtgaagaggaggaaaacgaGGTGAACGCAGGAAAGCATGGAACAGGGAATCCTAAGGGGAAACCCCTCAAGGGTACCCTGGAGAGGATCTGTGGAGTGTCACCCCTCAAAACCCTTGGGAAACTAGGGAAAGGGCTTCGCATATCTGGACGCCATGTATGGGGGAACAACACTCCACAGTACAGCCCTGGAGACTCCAATACTCTcccatcagagagagagaaaaggaaaggaTTGCGAAGGAGCTCTGAAGGGATTATGACCCTGCTCCG CGTTACAGGCCGACGTAAAGAGGAGCGCAGGGAAAGTTTGCCTTGCGGAAACCTGAGCACAGAGAGCGAGGCTGAGGCCTCCAGAAGGTCCTCGTTCCTCAGGATGGTCAGTCTGGGCAAGTTGAAGAGGGAATCCATGTCGGACAAAGCATCCCAAGagactgaggaggaagcagTAGAGGAGGAGCTGGTTGTGAAAACTAGAGAGCCCCTCTCAG TCCTTGAGATCCTCCAGTTGGTCAACCACAGGGACCTCCTCCAGGCCGATACACACATTCAGGAACTGGAGAGAGAGTGCGAGCTGCTGTCTCTCCTGCCGGCACCTACCActccctccccaccaccacctgttCTTACTCCCTACACCCCTCCCAGCATGATCTCCTTCTCATGCCCATCCTTAGACGACAGCTCCAATGCAACCCTGGACTCTAGCCGCCGGAAGGCTAAGGATGTGGAGCTCCTGTATGAGGCCCTTCAGAGGGAGATGTGGGATGTGGTGCGAGAGTCCCTCCGTCAGCCCAGTGCTGGTCCCAACCTTGGGTTGGTGGTGCTGGTGATTCAACAGGAGGAGCATGCTGATGCTGCCTGGGCCCTGAGAGAAGAGACCAAGTCGGATCAAGAGAACCCCCATGTCCAGCCCAGTCACCGCCCTAGGCGACTGAAGACAAAGTGGAGGCAGGCTGTAGCAGAGGCTGCGGACTGGAGCCTCCCGCATCAGGTAGACACTCAAGCGGGCCAGCTGGCTTCATATCTTGAGCGTCTGAGAAGTCGCATGGTAGATGACTTGGATGCAGCAAGGAGGAACGCTATATCCATTTACCCGGAGGAGTTCGCTGCCTTCCAGGTGTACTTAGAGAGTTACCATCAGGCTGTGGGCAAACGTCTTCGAACTATTACCAGTGGCCCGCTGCAGGTCACAGATGTCTACTCACTACTGGACTGGTTCTACAACATCTACAACAG GGATGTCCTTGGAACCATTGGCACAACAACACAGATCAGCTATTCGTCACTGGAACCCATTTTACCCCAACACACTGTGGACAGACTAGAGAAAGACTGCATCAGTATTGTCAGG GAGAAGGTGACAACAGAGCTGATCCAGGTtctggatgaagaggagaggcgATGGTCCCTGACTCTGCACATAGAAGACTATCAGTCCCACCTGGCACGCTCAGTCATTCAG AGGCTGAAGGTAGACTTGGACAGATCTACGTCTGTGAATCAGTTTCTAGGGGCAAGAGTGGGTCGCTGTACTCTAATTGGATTGGCTGATTTTCTCTACAG TTTCCACAGGAAGGTGGACATGTTTCATGACACTCAGGCAGAATTTGGAGACAGAGGGGATGGATATATTTCCAAGACTATAGCTCTGGTCAACAGCTGCCCTCCTCTCAG ATCCTTAGTGGAGCGCTGCAGGCAGTGTGACCCACAGGGGAGCGAGGAGTCAGCACAAAGGGCCAACTCTTCCCTGGACAGGATCATCAACCAATCAGTGAGGGTGTTGACTGACAAACTGTTTGAGCACATCAGG CCATTTTTTGACAAACTGATGAAGAGAAAATGGCTGAACAACAGTGAGGCGTTTGAAGCCATTGAAGTCAGCATCAAACAACACTTCAAGAAATTCAGAAGGATGGATTCTCCACCGTATCAG ACACTGGTGGGCGAAGTGCACCGGCGGGTGTTGGTGGAATATGTCCGCGCCATCATGCGAGGGAGGCTTATTTGCACATCCTCTAAGATGAGAAAGAGGATGGCTTTCCGGCTGCAAGATGAATCCAAACAGCTGAAAGGACTCTTTAAGGATCTG GAATCAAGCTCATCTTGGTTGGACAGCATCATCAGCCACCTGGCTGACATCATACTCCTGGAGGACACTCCTTCCATCCAGATGGAGGTTGCTGTCCTTGTGAAAGAATTCCCAGACATAAG GAAGAAGCATGTCTCCACCCTGCTGAACGTTCGAGGGATGATGCGACAGGCAGAGCGCCAGGAGATCCTCAACATTGTGAAAGACTTTCAATGCAACAAATCCGCCATGAGTCGGGACCACGCCTTGTTCTCCGACATCCCCATCACTTCGGAGGTGCACTGCGTGAGCCTGGGTCTCCTCCGACTTGCCATGACGGTCTCCAATTGGTTCTCAGAGCACCGTCCGAGACGCCACCGCCGGACGGGCGCCAGGAACGCATCACCTCATCACATAGAGAGCCAGAATATGGAAGAGACACACAGATTTCACAGAGATGAGTAG
- the mark4a gene encoding MAP/microtubule affinity-regulating kinase 4 produces MSSRSALPSGNDRSTGDHHVSLGASRSDKATSQSSRSLGARCRNSIASCSDEQPHIGNYRLLKTIGKGNFAKVKLARHILTGKEVAIKIIDKTQLNPTSLQKLFREVRIMKGLNHPNIVQLFEVIETDKTLYLIMEYASGGEVFDYLVSHGRMKEVEARAKFRQIVSAVHYCHTKNIVHRDLKAENLLLDADANIKIADFGFSNEFTLGNKLDTFCGSPPYAAPELFQGKKYDGPEVDVWSLGVILYTLVSGSLPFDGQNLKELRERVLRGKYRVPFYMSTDCEAILRRFLVLNPAKRCTLEQVMKDKWINTGHEGDDLKPHIEPVEDYSDPARIEVMVGMGFTPEEIKDSLLNQKYNEVTATYLLLGRKGDEGSEARTASSLSLARVRPSPITNGTNKHSSATGSSSSSTSSSHSKTQRSASTYHRQRRHSDFCGPSMPVMHPKRSPTSTGDRELREGRMPSRKASCSVMGSHSLPPSSPMVSSANNPNKSEIPDRRKDMTATTNNIPGSAMTRRNTYVCTDRSGADRHSLLQNGKDNSSLGHRMTAASPSTLSISGAGAASSSSASDRCRLTRGSTIRSTFHGGQLRDRGPPVYSAPPTSPTLSHHDASPLPHARTRATSNLFTKLTSKLTRRVTNESEGIRRFAVTSCHLPGYQKASEPRAVGRGWDLRGGVRRDPAEVVLALREAALGSGCQVQHAGPFLLSCTHSGAGGRVAFEAEVCHLSAGTSETSNGVRYTRLWGAPLAFRNIATQISKDLEL; encoded by the exons atgtcTTCTCGATCTGCATTACCGTCTGGAAACGACAGGAGTACTGGAGACCAT CATGTATCTCTGGGGGCCAGCCGCTCAGATAAGGCCACCAGCCAGTCCAGCCGCTCGCTGGGCGCCCGGTGCAGGAACTCCATCGCCTCTTGCTCCGACGAGCAGCCGCACATCGGCAACTACCGTCTGCTCAAAACCATCGGCAAGGGAAACTTCGCCAAGGTCAAGCTGGCCCGCCACATCCTGACGGGCAAGGAG GTTGCAATAAAAATCATTGACAAAACTCAGTTGAACCCAACCAGCCTACAAAAG CTCTTTCGGGAAGTGCGAATAATGAAAGGTTTAAATCACCCTAACATAG TGCAGCTGTTCGAGGTGATTGAGACTGATAAGACCCTTTACCTAATCATGGAGTACGCCAGTGGAG GTGAAGTGTTCGACTACCTCGTGTCTCATGGGAGAATGAAGGAGGTGGAAGCCAGAGCCAAATTTCGACAG ATCGTCTCCGCCGTCCACTACTGCCACACGAAGAACATAGTCCACAGGGATTTGAAG GCGGAGAACCTTCTGCTGGACGCCGACGCCAACATCAAAATTGCCGACTTCGGCTTCAGCAACGAGTTCACGCTGGGCAACAAGCTGGACACGTTCTGTGGCTCGCCGCCATACGCCGCCCCCGAGCTTTTCCAGGGCAAGAAGTACGACGGGCCCGAAGTGGACGTCTGGAGTCTGGGGGTCATCCTCTACACGCTGGTCAGCGGCTCGCTGCCCTTCGATGGGCAAAACCTGAAG GAGCTGAGGGAGCGTGTGCTGCGGGGAAAGTACCGTGTTCCCTTCTACATGTCCACAGACTGCGAGGCAATCCTTCGCAGATTCCTGGTGCTCAACCCCGCCAAACGCTGCACCCTAGAG caagtCATGAAGGACAAGTGGATAAATACAGGGCATGAAGGGGATGATCTGAAGCCCCATATAGAACCTGTGGAGGACTACAGCGATCCGGCTCGCATCG AGGTAATGGTCGGGATGGGTTTCACACCGGAGGAAATCAAGGACTCTCTGCTCAATCAGAAATACAATGAGGTCACTGCCACCTACCTTCTGCTGGGCCGCAAAGGCGAC gagggcagtgaggCTCGCACAGCTAGTAGCCTGTCGCTAGCGAGGGTCCGACCCAGCCCCATCACCAACGGGACCAACAAGCACTCTTCAGCCACtggctcctcatcctcctccacctcctcctcacatAGCAAGACCCAGCGCAGCGCCTCCACCTACCACAGGCAGCGGCGACACAGCGACTTCT GCGGGCCATCCATGCCCGTCATGCACCCCAAACGGAGCCCGACCAGCACAGGTGACCGGGAGCTGCGGGAGGGACGGATGCCCTCACGTAAGGCCAGCTGTAGCGTGATGGGGAGCCACAGCCTCCCCCCATCCAGCCCTATGGTCAGCAGCGCCAACAACCCAAACAAGTCTGAGATACCGGACCGCCGCAAAGATATGACTGCCACCACG AATAACATCCCCGGAAGCGCCATGACACGCCGCAACACGTACGTGTGCACGGACCGCTCTGGCGCCGACAGACATTCTCTTCTGCAGAACGGCAAAGACAACAG CTCCCTGGGCCACCGCATGACTGCAGCATCTCCCTCCACGCTCAGCATCTCCGGGGCCGGAGCGGCCTCATCCTCTTCTGCTTCGGACCGATGCCGCCTGACCCGCGGCTCCACGATCCGCAGCACCTTTCATGGGGGCCAACTGAGGGACCGCGGTCCCCCAGTGTACTCGGCCCCGCCGACTTCACCCACCTTGTCCCACCACGACGCCAGTCCTCTGCCACACGCTCGGACCAGGGCGACCTCCAACCTCTTCACCAAGCTGACCTCGAAACTCACTCGCAG GGTCACAAATGAATCTGAGGGAATCAGGAGATTTGCGGTCACAAG TTGCCATTTACCTGGGTATCAAAAAGCGTCCGAGCCCCGGGCCGTCGGACGTGGCTGGGATCTGAGAGGCGGCGTGCGGCGGGACCCTGCGGAGGTGGTTCTGGCTCTGCGGGAGGCGGCGCTCGGAAGTGGCTGCCAGGTCCAGCACGCCGGCCCCTTTCTGCTCTCCTGCACCCACAGCGGGGCTGGGGGCCGTGTGGCTTTCGAGGCCGAGGTTTGCCACCTTTCTGCGGGCACCTCCGAGACTTCTAATGGGGTGCGCTACACGCGACTCTGGGGGGCGCCGCTTGCTTTTCGGAACATTGCCACCCAAATCTCGAAGGACCTTGAACTTTGA